A genome region from Nycticebus coucang isolate mNycCou1 chromosome 22, mNycCou1.pri, whole genome shotgun sequence includes the following:
- the ADGRB2 gene encoding adhesion G protein-coupled receptor B2 isoform X12, which translates to MAQTGDPAAEEWSPWSVCSLTCGQGLQVRTRSCVSSPYGTLCSGPLRETRPCNNSATCPVHGVWEEWGSWSLCSRSCGRGSRSRMRTCVPPQHGGKACEGPELQTKLCSMAACPVEGQWLEWGPWGPCSTSCANGTQQRSRKCSIAGPAWATCMGALTDTRECSNLECPAADGKWGPWNAWSLCSKTCDTGWQRRFRMCQATGTQGYPCEGTGEEVKPCSEKRCPAFHEMCRDEYVMLMTWKKAAAGEIIYNKCPPNASGSASRRCLLSAQGVAYWGLPSFARCISHEYRYLYLSLREHLAKGQRMLAGEGMSQVVRSLQELLARRTYYSGDLLFSVDILRNVTDTFKRATYVPSADDVQRFFQVVSFMVDAENKEKWDDAQQVSPGSVHLLRVVEDFIHLVGDALKAFQSSLIVTDNLVISIQREPISAVSSDITFPMRGRRGMKDWVRHSEDRLFLPKEVLSLSSPGKPAASVASAAAAGSPSRGRGPVAAAAAAGSPSRGRGPGTVAPGPGHSHQRLLPADPDDSSYFVIGAVLYRTLGLILPPPRPPLAVTSRVMTVTVRPPTQPPAEPLITVELSYIINGTTDPHCASWDYSRADASSGDWDTESCQTLETQAAHTRCQCQRLSTFAVLAQPPKDLTLELAGSPSVPLVIGCAVSCMALLTLLAIYAAFWRFIKSERSIILLNFCLSILASNILILVGQSRVLSKGVCTMTAAFLHFFFLSSFCWVLTEAWQSYLAVIGRMRTRLVRKRFLCLGWGLPALVVAVSVGFTRTKGYGTSSYCWLSLEGGLLYAFVGPAAVIVLVNMLIGIIVFNKLMARDGISDKSKKQRAGSERCPWASLLLPCSACGAVPSPLLSSASARNAMASLWSSCVVLPLLALTWMSAVLAMTDRRSVLFQALFAVFNSAQGFVITAVHCFLRREVQDVVKCQMGVCRTDESEDSPDSCKNGQLQILSDFEKDVDLACQTVLFKEVNTCNPSTITGTLSRLSLDEDEEPKSCLVGPEGGLSFSPLPGNILVPMAASPGLGEPPPPQEANPVYMCGEGGLRQLDLTWLRPTEPGSEGDYMVLPRRTLSLQPGSGGGGGEDAPRARPEGTPRRAAKTLAHPEGYPSFLSVEHSGLGLGPAYGSLQNPYGMTFQPPPPTPSARQVPEPGERSRTMPRTVPGSTMKLGSLERKKLRYSDLDFEKVMHTRKRHSELYHELNQKFHTFDRYRSQSTAKREKQWSVSSGGAAERSVSSEKPSPGERPSLTQHRRHQSWSTFKSMTLGSLPPKPRERLALHRAAAWEPTEPPDGDFQTEV; encoded by the exons ATGGCGCAGACAG GCGACCCGGCAGCTGAGGAGTGGTCCCCGTGGAGCGTGTGTTCCCTGACGTGTGGGCAGGGTCTGCAGGTGCGGACCCGCTCCTGCGTGTCCTCCCCCTATGGGACCCTGTGCAGCGGGCCCCTGCGGGAGACCCGGCCCTGCAACAATTCAGCCACCTGCCCAG TGCACGGCGTGTGGGAGGAGTGGGGGTCCTGGAGCCTGTGCTCCCGCAGCTGCGGGCGGGGGTCTCGGAGCCGGATGCGGACCTGCGTGCCCCCCCAGCACGGCGGCAAGGCCTGCGAGGGTCCCGAGCTGCAGACTAAGCTCTGCAGTATGGCCGCCTGCCCGG TGGAAGGCCAATGGCTAGAATGGGGTCCCTGGGGCCCATGCTCCACATCCTGTGCTAATGGGACCCAGCAGCGCAGCAGGAAGTGCAGCATAgcaggaccagcctgggccacGTGCATGGGTGCCCTCACTGACACCCGGGAGTGCAGCAACCTTGAGTGCCCAG CTGCTGATGGCAAGTGGGGGCCTTGGAATGCATGGAGCCTGTGCTCCAAGACGTGTGACACAGGCTGGCAGCGCCGCTTCCGCATGTGCCAGGCTACAGGTACACAGGGCTATCCCTGTGAGGGCACTGGAGAGGAGGTGAAGCCCTGCAGTGAGAAGAGATGTCCAG CCTTCCATGAGATGTGCAGGGACGAGTATGTGATGCTGATGACATGGAAGAAGGCGGCTGCTGGAGAGATCATCTACAACAAATGCCCCCCGAATGCCTCAG GGTCTGCCAGCCGCCGCTGTCTCCTCAGTGCCCAGGGCGTGGCGTACTGGGGACTGCCCAGCTTTGCCCGCTGCATCTCTCACGAGTACCGCTACCTTTATCTGTCA CTCCGGGAGCACCTGGCCAAGGGGCAGCGCATGCTGGCTGGTGAGGGCATGTCACAGGTTGTGCGCAGTCTGCAGGAGCTACTGGCCCGGCGCACCTACTATAGTGGAGACCTGCTCTTCTCCGTGGACATTCTAAGGAATGTCACCGACACCTTTAAGAGGGCCACCTATGTGCCCTCAGCTGATGATGTGCAG CGCTTCTTCCAGGTGGTGAGCTTCATGGTGGACGCAGAGAACAAGGAGAAGTGGGACGATGCTCAGCAG GTATCCCCTGGCTCTGTGCACCTGCTCCGTGTCGTGGAGGACTTCATTCACCTGGTGGGCGATGCTCTCAAGGccttccagagctctctgattgTCACGGACAATCTGG TGATCAGCATTCAGCGGGAGCCTATCTCGGCAGTGTCCAGCGACATCACATTCCCCATGCGAGGCCGCCGGGGCATGAAGGACTGGGTGCGGCACTCGGAGGACCGACTCTTCCTGCCCAAGGAGGTGCTCAGCCTCTCCTCTCCAGGGAAGCCAGCCGCATCTGtggcttctgctgctgctgcaggcAGCCCCAGCAGGGGGAGAGGCCcagtggctgctgctgctgctgcaggcaGCCCCAGCAGGGGGAGAGGCCCAGGAACAGTGGCCCCTGGTCCAGGCCACTCCCACCAGCGCCTCCTCCCGGCGGACCCagatgattcctcctactttgtgaTTGGTGCTGTGCTCTACCGCACCCTTGGCCTCATCCTGCCACCCCCAAG GCCCCCGCTGGCCGTCACGTCCAGAGTGATGACAGTGACTGTGCGCCCACCCACCCAGCCTCCAGCTGAGCCTCTGATCACAGTGGAGCTCTCCTATATCATCAAC GGCACCACAGATCCCCACTGCGCCAGCTGGGACTACTCCAGAGC AGATGCCAGCTCAGGGGACTGGGACACTGAGAGCTGCCAGACACTGGAGACCCAGGCAGCTCATACCCGCTGCCAGTGCCAGCGCCTGTCCACCTTTGCCGTGTTGGCCCAGCCACCCAAGGACCTG ACTCTGGAGCTGGCAGGCTCCCCTTCGGTCCCCCTGGTGATCGGCTGTGCGGTGTCCTGCATGGCGCTGCTCACCCTGCTTGCCATCTATGCTGCCTTCTGGAG GTTCATAAAGTCTGAACGTTCCATCATCTTGCTGAACTTCTGCCTGTCCATTCTGGCATCCAACATCCTGATCCTCGTGGGCCAGTCCCGGGTGCTGAGCAAG GGCGTGTGCACCATGACGGCTGCCTTCCTgcacttcttctttctctcctccttttgcTGGGTGCTTACCGAGGCCTGGCAGTCCTACCTGGCTGTCATTGGGCGGATGCGCACCCGCCTCGTTCGCAAGCGCTTCCTCTGCCTGGGCTGGG GTCTGCCTGCCCTGGTGGTGGCCGTGTCTGTTGGCTTTACCCGAACCAAAGGATACGGTACATCCAGCTA ctgctGGCTCTCCCTGGAGGGCGGCCTACTCTACGCCTTTGTGGGCCCTGCTGCTGTCATAGTACTG GTGAACATGCTCATTGGAATCATTGTCTTCAACAAGCTCATGGCACGTGATGGCATCTCCGACAAATCCAAGAAGCAGAGGGCCGG GTCGGAGCGGTGCCCCTGGGCCAGCCTGCTCCTCCCCTGCTCAGCGTGTGGAGCGGTCCCCAGCCCCCTGCTCAGCTCAGCCTCGGCCAGGAACGCCAT GGCCTCACTCTGGAGCTCCTGCGTGGTGCTGCCCCTGCTGGCGCTCACCTGGATGTCTGCCGTTCTGGCCATGACAGACCGCCGCTCCGTCCTCTTCCAGGCCCTCTTTGCAGTCTTCAACTCAGCACAGGGCTTTGTCATCACTGCTGTGCACTGCTTCCTGCGCCGAGAG GTCCAGGATGTGGTGAAGTGCCAGATGGGCGTATGTCGAACTGATGAGAGTGAAGACTCTCCTGACTCATGCAAGAATGGACAGCTGCAGATCCTG TCAGACTTTGAAAAGGACGTGGATCTGGCTTGTCAAACAG TTCTGTTCAAGGAAGTCAACACTTGCAACCCATCCACCATCACGGGCACACTATCCCGCCTGTCGCTGGATGAGGACGAGGAGCCCAAGTCCTGCCTCGTGGGTCCTGAGGGAGGCCTCAGCTTCTCACCACTGCCTGGGAATATCCTGGTGCCCATGGCAGCCTCGCCAGGGCTGGGGGAGCCACCGCCCCCTCAGGAGGCCAATCCTGTGTACATGTGTGGGGAGGGTGGCCTGCGGCAGCTGGACCTCACATGGCTGCGGCCCACCGAGCCAGGCTCCGAGGGGGACTACATGGTGCTGCCCCGGCGGACTTTGAGCCTGCAGCCTGGCAGTGGGGGCGGAGGGGGTGAGGATGCCCCAAGGGCCCGGCCCGAGGGGACCCCCCGGCGGGCTGCCAAGACACTGGCTCACCCTGAAGGCTACCCCAGCTTCCTGTCCGTGGAACACTCGGGCCTAGGGCTGGGCCCTGCCTATGGATCTCTACAGAACCCCTATGGGATGACCTTCCAACCGCCACCGCCGACACCCAGTGCACGCCAAGTGCCCGAGCCAGGGGAGCGCAGCCGGACCATGCCCCGCACGGTGCCCGGCTCTACCATGAAGCTGGGCTCCCTGGAG CGAAAGAAGTTACGTTACTCAGACCTGGACTTTGAG AAGGTGATGCACACCCGGAAACGGCACTCAGAACTCTACCACGAGCTCAACCAGAAGTTCCACACTTTCGACCGCTACCGCAGCCAGTCCACGGCCAAG AGGGAGAAGCAGTGGAGTGTGTCCTCGGGTGGGGCAGCCGAACGGAGCGTGAGCAGC GAGAAGCCCAGTCCTGGGGAGCGTCCCAGCCTGACCCAACATCGGCGACATCAGAGCTGGAGCACTTTCAAATCTATGACACTGGGCTCACTGCCCCCTAAGCCCCGAGAGCGGCTGGCTCTGCACCGGGCAGCAGCCTGGGAGCCCACAGAACCACCAGATGGCGACTTCCAGACCGAGGTGTGA
- the ADGRB2 gene encoding adhesion G protein-coupled receptor B2 isoform X13 translates to MRTCVPPQHGGKACEGPELQTKLCSMAACPVEGQWLEWGPWGPCSTSCANGTQQRSRKCSIAGPAWATCMGALTDTRECSNLECPAADGKWGPWNAWSLCSKTCDTGWQRRFRMCQATGTQGYPCEGTGEEVKPCSEKRCPAFHEMCRDEYVMLMTWKKAAAGEIIYNKCPPNASGSASRRCLLSAQGVAYWGLPSFARCISHEYRYLYLSLREHLAKGQRMLAGEGMSQVVRSLQELLARRTYYSGDLLFSVDILRNVTDTFKRATYVPSADDVQRFFQVVSFMVDAENKEKWDDAQQVSPGSVHLLRVVEDFIHLVGDALKAFQSSLIVTDNLVISIQREPISAVSSDITFPMRGRRGMKDWVRHSEDRLFLPKEVLSLSSPGKPAASVASAAAAGSPSRGRGPVAAAAAAGSPSRGRGPGTVAPGPGHSHQRLLPADPDDSSYFVIGAVLYRTLGLILPPPRPPLAVTSRVMTVTVRPPTQPPAEPLITVELSYIINGTTDPHCASWDYSRADASSGDWDTESCQTLETQAAHTRCQCQRLSTFAVLAQPPKDLTLELAGSPSVPLVIGCAVSCMALLTLLAIYAAFWRFIKSERSIILLNFCLSILASNILILVGQSRVLSKGVCTMTAAFLHFFFLSSFCWVLTEAWQSYLAVIGRMRTRLVRKRFLCLGWGLPALVVAVSVGFTRTKGYGTSSYCWLSLEGGLLYAFVGPAAVIVLVNMLIGIIVFNKLMARDGISDKSKKQRAGSERCPWASLLLPCSACGAVPSPLLSSASARNAMASLWSSCVVLPLLALTWMSAVLAMTDRRSVLFQALFAVFNSAQGFVITAVHCFLRREVQDVVKCQMGVCRTDESEDSPDSCKNGQLQILSDFEKDVDLACQTVLFKEVNTCNPSTITGTLSRLSLDEDEEPKSCLVGPEGGLSFSPLPGNILVPMAASPGLGEPPPPQEANPVYMCGEGGLRQLDLTWLRPTEPGSEGDYMVLPRRTLSLQPGSGGGGGEDAPRARPEGTPRRAAKTLAHPEGYPSFLSVEHSGLGLGPAYGSLQNPYGMTFQPPPPTPSARQVPEPGERSRTMPRTVPGSTMKLGSLERKKLRYSDLDFEKVMHTRKRHSELYHELNQKFHTFDRYRSQSTAKREKQWSVSSGGAAERSVSSEKPSPGERPSLTQHRRHQSWSTFKSMTLGSLPPKPRERLALHRAAAWEPTEPPDGDFQTEV, encoded by the exons ATGCGGACCTGCGTGCCCCCCCAGCACGGCGGCAAGGCCTGCGAGGGTCCCGAGCTGCAGACTAAGCTCTGCAGTATGGCCGCCTGCCCGG TGGAAGGCCAATGGCTAGAATGGGGTCCCTGGGGCCCATGCTCCACATCCTGTGCTAATGGGACCCAGCAGCGCAGCAGGAAGTGCAGCATAgcaggaccagcctgggccacGTGCATGGGTGCCCTCACTGACACCCGGGAGTGCAGCAACCTTGAGTGCCCAG CTGCTGATGGCAAGTGGGGGCCTTGGAATGCATGGAGCCTGTGCTCCAAGACGTGTGACACAGGCTGGCAGCGCCGCTTCCGCATGTGCCAGGCTACAGGTACACAGGGCTATCCCTGTGAGGGCACTGGAGAGGAGGTGAAGCCCTGCAGTGAGAAGAGATGTCCAG CCTTCCATGAGATGTGCAGGGACGAGTATGTGATGCTGATGACATGGAAGAAGGCGGCTGCTGGAGAGATCATCTACAACAAATGCCCCCCGAATGCCTCAG GGTCTGCCAGCCGCCGCTGTCTCCTCAGTGCCCAGGGCGTGGCGTACTGGGGACTGCCCAGCTTTGCCCGCTGCATCTCTCACGAGTACCGCTACCTTTATCTGTCA CTCCGGGAGCACCTGGCCAAGGGGCAGCGCATGCTGGCTGGTGAGGGCATGTCACAGGTTGTGCGCAGTCTGCAGGAGCTACTGGCCCGGCGCACCTACTATAGTGGAGACCTGCTCTTCTCCGTGGACATTCTAAGGAATGTCACCGACACCTTTAAGAGGGCCACCTATGTGCCCTCAGCTGATGATGTGCAG CGCTTCTTCCAGGTGGTGAGCTTCATGGTGGACGCAGAGAACAAGGAGAAGTGGGACGATGCTCAGCAG GTATCCCCTGGCTCTGTGCACCTGCTCCGTGTCGTGGAGGACTTCATTCACCTGGTGGGCGATGCTCTCAAGGccttccagagctctctgattgTCACGGACAATCTGG TGATCAGCATTCAGCGGGAGCCTATCTCGGCAGTGTCCAGCGACATCACATTCCCCATGCGAGGCCGCCGGGGCATGAAGGACTGGGTGCGGCACTCGGAGGACCGACTCTTCCTGCCCAAGGAGGTGCTCAGCCTCTCCTCTCCAGGGAAGCCAGCCGCATCTGtggcttctgctgctgctgcaggcAGCCCCAGCAGGGGGAGAGGCCcagtggctgctgctgctgctgcaggcaGCCCCAGCAGGGGGAGAGGCCCAGGAACAGTGGCCCCTGGTCCAGGCCACTCCCACCAGCGCCTCCTCCCGGCGGACCCagatgattcctcctactttgtgaTTGGTGCTGTGCTCTACCGCACCCTTGGCCTCATCCTGCCACCCCCAAG GCCCCCGCTGGCCGTCACGTCCAGAGTGATGACAGTGACTGTGCGCCCACCCACCCAGCCTCCAGCTGAGCCTCTGATCACAGTGGAGCTCTCCTATATCATCAAC GGCACCACAGATCCCCACTGCGCCAGCTGGGACTACTCCAGAGC AGATGCCAGCTCAGGGGACTGGGACACTGAGAGCTGCCAGACACTGGAGACCCAGGCAGCTCATACCCGCTGCCAGTGCCAGCGCCTGTCCACCTTTGCCGTGTTGGCCCAGCCACCCAAGGACCTG ACTCTGGAGCTGGCAGGCTCCCCTTCGGTCCCCCTGGTGATCGGCTGTGCGGTGTCCTGCATGGCGCTGCTCACCCTGCTTGCCATCTATGCTGCCTTCTGGAG GTTCATAAAGTCTGAACGTTCCATCATCTTGCTGAACTTCTGCCTGTCCATTCTGGCATCCAACATCCTGATCCTCGTGGGCCAGTCCCGGGTGCTGAGCAAG GGCGTGTGCACCATGACGGCTGCCTTCCTgcacttcttctttctctcctccttttgcTGGGTGCTTACCGAGGCCTGGCAGTCCTACCTGGCTGTCATTGGGCGGATGCGCACCCGCCTCGTTCGCAAGCGCTTCCTCTGCCTGGGCTGGG GTCTGCCTGCCCTGGTGGTGGCCGTGTCTGTTGGCTTTACCCGAACCAAAGGATACGGTACATCCAGCTA ctgctGGCTCTCCCTGGAGGGCGGCCTACTCTACGCCTTTGTGGGCCCTGCTGCTGTCATAGTACTG GTGAACATGCTCATTGGAATCATTGTCTTCAACAAGCTCATGGCACGTGATGGCATCTCCGACAAATCCAAGAAGCAGAGGGCCGG GTCGGAGCGGTGCCCCTGGGCCAGCCTGCTCCTCCCCTGCTCAGCGTGTGGAGCGGTCCCCAGCCCCCTGCTCAGCTCAGCCTCGGCCAGGAACGCCAT GGCCTCACTCTGGAGCTCCTGCGTGGTGCTGCCCCTGCTGGCGCTCACCTGGATGTCTGCCGTTCTGGCCATGACAGACCGCCGCTCCGTCCTCTTCCAGGCCCTCTTTGCAGTCTTCAACTCAGCACAGGGCTTTGTCATCACTGCTGTGCACTGCTTCCTGCGCCGAGAG GTCCAGGATGTGGTGAAGTGCCAGATGGGCGTATGTCGAACTGATGAGAGTGAAGACTCTCCTGACTCATGCAAGAATGGACAGCTGCAGATCCTG TCAGACTTTGAAAAGGACGTGGATCTGGCTTGTCAAACAG TTCTGTTCAAGGAAGTCAACACTTGCAACCCATCCACCATCACGGGCACACTATCCCGCCTGTCGCTGGATGAGGACGAGGAGCCCAAGTCCTGCCTCGTGGGTCCTGAGGGAGGCCTCAGCTTCTCACCACTGCCTGGGAATATCCTGGTGCCCATGGCAGCCTCGCCAGGGCTGGGGGAGCCACCGCCCCCTCAGGAGGCCAATCCTGTGTACATGTGTGGGGAGGGTGGCCTGCGGCAGCTGGACCTCACATGGCTGCGGCCCACCGAGCCAGGCTCCGAGGGGGACTACATGGTGCTGCCCCGGCGGACTTTGAGCCTGCAGCCTGGCAGTGGGGGCGGAGGGGGTGAGGATGCCCCAAGGGCCCGGCCCGAGGGGACCCCCCGGCGGGCTGCCAAGACACTGGCTCACCCTGAAGGCTACCCCAGCTTCCTGTCCGTGGAACACTCGGGCCTAGGGCTGGGCCCTGCCTATGGATCTCTACAGAACCCCTATGGGATGACCTTCCAACCGCCACCGCCGACACCCAGTGCACGCCAAGTGCCCGAGCCAGGGGAGCGCAGCCGGACCATGCCCCGCACGGTGCCCGGCTCTACCATGAAGCTGGGCTCCCTGGAG CGAAAGAAGTTACGTTACTCAGACCTGGACTTTGAG AAGGTGATGCACACCCGGAAACGGCACTCAGAACTCTACCACGAGCTCAACCAGAAGTTCCACACTTTCGACCGCTACCGCAGCCAGTCCACGGCCAAG AGGGAGAAGCAGTGGAGTGTGTCCTCGGGTGGGGCAGCCGAACGGAGCGTGAGCAGC GAGAAGCCCAGTCCTGGGGAGCGTCCCAGCCTGACCCAACATCGGCGACATCAGAGCTGGAGCACTTTCAAATCTATGACACTGGGCTCACTGCCCCCTAAGCCCCGAGAGCGGCTGGCTCTGCACCGGGCAGCAGCCTGGGAGCCCACAGAACCACCAGATGGCGACTTCCAGACCGAGGTGTGA